One region of Zootoca vivipara chromosome 7, rZooViv1.1, whole genome shotgun sequence genomic DNA includes:
- the SHISAL2A gene encoding protein shisa-like-2A isoform X2 → MSADCTSYMNADKVLVSAFSCPGEDGEPGSIYCCGFQDLKYCCDDPNSFFPYEHNYMWWLSVGALIGLSIAAVVLLAFIITVCVLCYLFISTKPQSKLDRGLSLSLQSAGRETRGSSLC, encoded by the exons ATGAGCGCCGACTGCACGAGTTACATGAATGCCGACAAGGTGCTGGTCAGCGCCTTCAGCTGCCCGGGGGAGGACGGCGAGCCCGGCTCCATCTACTGTTGCGGCTTCCAGGACCTCAAGTATTGTTGCGATGACCCGAACAGCTTCTTCCCCTACGAGCACAACTACATGTGGTGGCTCAG TGTTGGAGCACTTATTGGCTTGTCAATTGCAGCAGTGGTCCTGCTGGCTTTTATCATCACTGTCTGCGTTCTTTGTTACTTGTTTATCAGCACGAAGCCACAAAGCAAACTGGATAGAGGCCTCAGTTTAAGCTTACAGTCAGCAG GTCGAGAGACTAGAGGAAGTTCTCTATGTTAA
- the SHISAL2A gene encoding protein shisa-like-2A isoform X1 gives MSADCTSYMNADKVLVSAFSCPGEDGEPGSIYCCGFQDLKYCCDDPNSFFPYEHNYMWWLSVGALIGLSIAAVVLLAFIITVCVLCYLFISTKPQSKLDRGLSLSLQSAGKSSSFSREHSDVSLVVPIFFTTWVFKLF, from the exons ATGAGCGCCGACTGCACGAGTTACATGAATGCCGACAAGGTGCTGGTCAGCGCCTTCAGCTGCCCGGGGGAGGACGGCGAGCCCGGCTCCATCTACTGTTGCGGCTTCCAGGACCTCAAGTATTGTTGCGATGACCCGAACAGCTTCTTCCCCTACGAGCACAACTACATGTGGTGGCTCAG TGTTGGAGCACTTATTGGCTTGTCAATTGCAGCAGTGGTCCTGCTGGCTTTTATCATCACTGTCTGCGTTCTTTGTTACTTGTTTATCAGCACGAAGCCACAAAGCAAACTGGATAGAGGCCTCAGTTTAAGCTTACAGTCAGCAGGTAAGAGCTCTTCATTCAGCAGAGAACATTCAGATGTTTCCTTAGTAGTTCCAATATTCTTCACCACCTGGGTTTTTAAACTGTTCTGA